A single genomic interval of Capricornis sumatraensis isolate serow.1 chromosome 11, serow.2, whole genome shotgun sequence harbors:
- the DCAF13 gene encoding DDB1- and CUL4-associated factor 13 isoform X1 → MKVKMLSRNPDHYVRETKLDLHRVPRNYDPTLHPFEVPREYIRALNATKLERVFAKPFLASLDGHRDGVNCLAKNPKSLATVLSGACDGEVKIWNLTKRKCIRTIQAHEGFVRGICTRFCGTSFFTVGDDKTVKQWKMDGPSCGEEEEPLHTILGKTVYTGIDHHWREAVFATCGQQVDIWDEQRTNPICSMTWGFDSISSVKFNPIETFLLGSCASDRNIVLYDMRQATPLKKVILDMRTNTICWNPMEAFIFTAANEDYNLYTFDMRALDTPVMVHMDHVSAVLDVDYSPTGREFVSASFDKSIRIFPVDKSRSREVYHTKRMQHVICVKWTADSKYIMSGSDEMNIRLWKANASEKLGVLTSREKAATDYNQKLKEKFQHHPHIKRISRHRHLPKSIYSQIQEQRIMKEARRRKELNRIKHSKPGSVQMVSEKKKHIVAVVK, encoded by the exons ATGAAGGTGAAGATGCTGAGTCGGAACCCCGACCACTATGTCCGCGAAACCAAACTGGACTTACACCGAG TTCCAAGAAACTATGATCCTACCTTACATCCTTTTGAGGTCCCACGAGAATATATAAGAGCTTTAAATGCTACCAAACTGGAACGGGTATTTGCAAAACCATTCCTTGCCTCCCTGGATGGTCACCGAGATGGAGTCAATTGCTTGGCAAAGAATCCAAAGAGCCTGGCTACTGTCCTTTCTGGGGCATGTGATGGAGAG GTTAAAATTTGGAACTTGACCAAACGAAAATGTATTCGTACGATACAAGCACATGAAGGTTTTGTACGAGGAATATGTACTCGCTTTTGTGGGACATCTTTTTTTACT GTTGGTGATGACAAAACTGTGAAGCAGTGGAAAATGGATGGACCAAGCTGTGGAGAGGAAGAGGAGCCATTGCATACAATATTAGGAAAG ACAGTATATACAGGAATTGATCATCACTGGAGAGAAGCTGTTTTTGCCACGTGTGGACAGCAAGTAGACATTTGGGATGAACAAAGAACCAATCCTATATGTTCAATGACTTGGGGATTTGACAGTATAAGCAGTGTTAAATTTAACCCAATTGAG ACATTTCTCTTGGGAAGTTGTGCTTCTGACAGGAATATAGTACTATATGATATGAGACAAGCTACTCCTCTGAAAAAG GTCATCCTAGATATGAGAACAAATACAATTTGCTGGAACCCTATGGAAGCATTCATTTTTACTGCAGCAAACGAGGATTACAA CTTGTATACTTTTGATATGCGCGCCCTGGACACTCCTGTAATGGTACATATGGATCATGTGTCTGCAGTGCTTGATGTGGACTACTCTCCCACTGGGAGAGAGTTTGTGTCAGCCAGTTTTGATAAATCTATTCGAATCTTCCCTGTGGACAAAAGTAGAAGCAG GGAAGTCTATCACACAAAGAGAATGCAGCATGTTATCTGTGTAAAATGGACTGCTGACAGCAAGTACATTATGTCTGGATCTGATGAAATGAACATTCGTCTATGGAAAGCTAATGCTTCTGAAAAGTTGGGTGTG CTTACATCACGAGAAAAAGCAGCCACAGATTATAACCAGAAGTTAAAGGAGAAATTTCAACATCATCCTCATATAAAACGTATCTCTCGTCACCGACATCTGCCAAAATCTATCTATAGCCAGATTCAGGAACAGCGCATCATGAAAGAAGCTCGTCGACGAAA
- the DCAF13 gene encoding DDB1- and CUL4-associated factor 13 isoform X2 has protein sequence MSAKPNWTYTEVGDDKTVKQWKMDGPSCGEEEEPLHTILGKTVYTGIDHHWREAVFATCGQQVDIWDEQRTNPICSMTWGFDSISSVKFNPIETFLLGSCASDRNIVLYDMRQATPLKKVILDMRTNTICWNPMEAFIFTAANEDYNLYTFDMRALDTPVMVHMDHVSAVLDVDYSPTGREFVSASFDKSIRIFPVDKSRSREVYHTKRMQHVICVKWTADSKYIMSGSDEMNIRLWKANASEKLGVLTSREKAATDYNQKLKEKFQHHPHIKRISRHRHLPKSIYSQIQEQRIMKEARRRKELNRIKHSKPGSVQMVSEKKKHIVAVVK, from the exons ATGTCCGCGAAACCAAACTGGACTTACACCGAG GTTGGTGATGACAAAACTGTGAAGCAGTGGAAAATGGATGGACCAAGCTGTGGAGAGGAAGAGGAGCCATTGCATACAATATTAGGAAAG ACAGTATATACAGGAATTGATCATCACTGGAGAGAAGCTGTTTTTGCCACGTGTGGACAGCAAGTAGACATTTGGGATGAACAAAGAACCAATCCTATATGTTCAATGACTTGGGGATTTGACAGTATAAGCAGTGTTAAATTTAACCCAATTGAG ACATTTCTCTTGGGAAGTTGTGCTTCTGACAGGAATATAGTACTATATGATATGAGACAAGCTACTCCTCTGAAAAAG GTCATCCTAGATATGAGAACAAATACAATTTGCTGGAACCCTATGGAAGCATTCATTTTTACTGCAGCAAACGAGGATTACAA CTTGTATACTTTTGATATGCGCGCCCTGGACACTCCTGTAATGGTACATATGGATCATGTGTCTGCAGTGCTTGATGTGGACTACTCTCCCACTGGGAGAGAGTTTGTGTCAGCCAGTTTTGATAAATCTATTCGAATCTTCCCTGTGGACAAAAGTAGAAGCAG GGAAGTCTATCACACAAAGAGAATGCAGCATGTTATCTGTGTAAAATGGACTGCTGACAGCAAGTACATTATGTCTGGATCTGATGAAATGAACATTCGTCTATGGAAAGCTAATGCTTCTGAAAAGTTGGGTGTG CTTACATCACGAGAAAAAGCAGCCACAGATTATAACCAGAAGTTAAAGGAGAAATTTCAACATCATCCTCATATAAAACGTATCTCTCGTCACCGACATCTGCCAAAATCTATCTATAGCCAGATTCAGGAACAGCGCATCATGAAAGAAGCTCGTCGACGAAA